A window of the Proteus terrae subsp. cibarius genome harbors these coding sequences:
- a CDS encoding metal-dependent hydrolase, whose product MFLVDSHCHLDCLDYEKLHENIDDVVEKAQQRDVQYMLAVATTLPGFKSMRELIGKRDNIAFSCGIHPLNLDEGHDVEELARLATAPDVVALGETGLDYYYQQENAALQRDIFREHIRIGRQVNKPVIVHTRSAREDTLSILKEEKVQDCGGVLHCFTEDKETATALLDLGMYISFSGIVTFRNAEQIREAARIVPLDRILVETDSPYLAPVPHRGKENQPAYVRDVAEYMAVLKGVSVEELAQQTTRNFAKLFHIQNLPA is encoded by the coding sequence ATGTTTTTAGTTGATTCACACTGCCATCTCGACTGCTTAGATTATGAAAAATTACATGAAAATATTGATGATGTTGTCGAAAAAGCACAGCAGCGTGATGTTCAATATATGTTAGCAGTAGCAACCACATTACCAGGTTTTAAAAGTATGCGTGAGCTAATCGGCAAACGTGACAATATTGCCTTTTCTTGTGGGATCCATCCTTTAAATTTAGACGAAGGTCATGATGTTGAAGAATTAGCTCGTTTAGCAACCGCACCTGATGTTGTAGCTTTAGGTGAAACAGGGCTAGATTACTATTACCAACAAGAAAATGCGGCACTACAACGTGACATTTTCCGTGAACATATTCGTATTGGGCGCCAAGTTAATAAACCCGTTATTGTGCATACACGCAGTGCTCGTGAAGATACATTATCCATTTTAAAAGAAGAAAAAGTTCAAGATTGTGGCGGTGTTCTGCATTGCTTTACAGAAGATAAAGAGACTGCAACCGCATTACTTGATCTTGGAATGTATATCTCTTTTTCCGGCATTGTGACATTTAGAAATGCTGAACAAATCAGAGAGGCCGCTCGTATTGTTCCTCTTGATAGAATTTTAGTCGAAACAGACTCTCCTTATTTAGCGCCAGTTCCTCATCGAGGAAAAGAAAATCAACCGGCTTATGTCCGTGATGTTGCAGAGTATATGGCAGTCTTAAAAGGGGTGAGTGTTGAAGAGTTGGCGCAACAAACAACGCGTAACTTTGCTAAGCTCTTTCATATTCAAAACTTACCTGCTTAA
- a CDS encoding YcfL family protein yields MIRQGKTICSLLIAVFMMTLLSGCLSSHSDNKLYFNRQQAIIMEPSVLVVGIVAGQPTIEHHANGTKATVMLSNTQSYPVSIRYRFYWYNEQGLEVSPAGNVNDVTILGDGDTEISGDIPDKTISYVRVYLFT; encoded by the coding sequence ATGATAAGACAAGGTAAGACCATTTGTTCATTACTTATCGCTGTGTTTATGATGACATTGCTCTCAGGATGTTTATCATCTCATTCAGATAATAAACTCTATTTCAATCGTCAGCAGGCTATTATTATGGAGCCTTCGGTATTAGTTGTAGGCATTGTTGCCGGTCAGCCAACTATTGAACACCATGCTAATGGCACAAAAGCGACAGTCATGTTATCAAATACACAATCTTACCCTGTCTCTATTCGCTATCGTTTTTATTGGTATAACGAACAAGGGCTTGAAGTTTCCCCTGCTGGGAATGTAAATGATGTGACTATTCTTGGTGATGGTGATACCGAAATTAGTGGTGATATACCAGATAAGACCATTAGTTATGTCAGAGTTTATCTCTTTACTTAG
- the holB gene encoding DNA polymerase III subunit delta', with translation MNWYPWLNQAYRQLISMYQEGRGHHALLLHAIEGMGGEALSYGLSRWLMCQNKQGLKSCNECHSCRLMLAETHPDWHVLQSEKGKSSIGIEAIRKVTEKLEHHAQQSGSRIVWIKDVEALTEAAANALLKTLEEPPKNTYFLLNCQQPEVLLATLRSRCFYYHLATPDLQHATHWLQQQLPNIPYANSVTALNLSQNAPILALSLLKDEWKERETFCQALYTSIQQRNLYAFLPQLNQDNAEHRLYWLLSLLLDALKYQTNAQTYCMNQDQQALIMALSQWPSDILLSTIDGWKQCRYQLMTIPALNRELLLVEQLLDWENQLATKN, from the coding sequence ATGAATTGGTATCCTTGGCTAAATCAGGCATATCGACAACTTATTAGCATGTATCAAGAAGGGCGAGGTCATCATGCTTTGCTTTTACATGCGATAGAAGGCATGGGAGGAGAAGCACTCTCTTATGGGTTAAGTCGTTGGTTAATGTGCCAGAATAAACAGGGATTAAAAAGTTGTAATGAATGCCATAGCTGTCGATTGATGCTTGCTGAAACACACCCTGATTGGCATGTTTTACAAAGTGAAAAGGGTAAGTCCTCGATTGGTATTGAAGCAATAAGAAAAGTCACTGAAAAGCTGGAACATCATGCTCAGCAAAGTGGTTCTAGAATAGTTTGGATAAAAGACGTTGAAGCGTTAACAGAAGCTGCTGCAAATGCATTACTCAAAACGTTAGAAGAGCCACCTAAAAATACCTATTTTTTACTGAATTGTCAGCAACCAGAGGTTTTATTAGCGACATTGCGTAGCCGTTGTTTTTATTACCATTTAGCAACGCCGGATCTTCAACACGCAACGCACTGGTTACAGCAACAATTACCAAACATACCTTATGCGAATAGTGTGACAGCATTGAATTTATCGCAGAATGCTCCAATTTTGGCGCTTTCATTATTGAAAGATGAGTGGAAAGAAAGAGAGACTTTTTGCCAAGCGTTATATACCAGCATACAACAACGTAATTTATATGCATTTCTGCCACAATTAAATCAAGATAATGCTGAGCATCGCCTGTATTGGTTGTTATCACTGCTGCTTGATGCATTAAAATATCAAACCAATGCACAAACCTATTGTATGAACCAAGATCAGCAAGCATTGATTATGGCGTTATCACAATGGCCTTCGGATATTTTATTATCCACTATTGATGGATGGAAACAGTGTCGTTATCAGTTAATGACCATTCCTGCATTAAATAGAGAATTGTTACTAGTAGAACAACTGCTAGATTGGGAAAATCAGCTAGCCACAAAAAATTAA
- the hinT gene encoding purine nucleoside phosphoramidase, translating to MAEETIFSKIIRGEIPANIVFQDDTVTAFRDISPQAPTHILIIPNKLIPTVNDVTAEDEQVLGHLFVVAAKIAQQEGIAEDGYRLVMNCNKHGGQEVFHIHMHLLGGKPLGPLLNQ from the coding sequence ATGGCAGAAGAAACAATTTTCAGTAAAATTATTCGTGGTGAAATCCCAGCTAATATCGTTTTTCAAGATGATACAGTGACGGCATTTCGTGATATTTCACCTCAAGCACCGACTCATATTTTAATTATTCCCAATAAACTTATTCCTACTGTAAATGATGTTACTGCGGAAGATGAACAAGTATTAGGACACCTTTTTGTTGTTGCTGCAAAAATTGCACAACAAGAAGGTATTGCTGAAGATGGTTATCGCTTGGTGATGAACTGTAACAAACATGGTGGACAAGAAGTTTTCCATATTCATATGCATTTGCTTGGCGGAAAACCATTAGGGCCACTATTAAACCAATAA
- the tmk gene encoding dTMP kinase, with the protein MNNSKFIVIEGLEGAGKTSAIQTVVDTLKDKGITNLAFTREPGGTPLAEKLRELIKQGIEGEKVTDKAELLMLYAARVQLIENVIKPALADGQWVIGDRHDLSSQAYQGGGRGLDKDLMLSLRNTVLGDFRPDLTLYLDLDPAIGLARARARGELDRIEKESMDFFYRTRERYQALANDDDSIITIDASQAIEKVQADIRQTLTAWLVQQENKSL; encoded by the coding sequence ATGAACAACAGTAAATTTATTGTAATTGAAGGACTTGAAGGCGCTGGAAAAACCAGTGCGATCCAAACGGTTGTTGATACCCTAAAAGATAAAGGTATTACTAACTTAGCATTTACTCGTGAACCGGGTGGCACACCGCTTGCCGAAAAATTACGTGAACTTATTAAACAAGGTATTGAGGGTGAAAAAGTCACGGATAAAGCAGAATTATTGATGCTATACGCAGCGCGTGTTCAGCTTATAGAAAATGTGATAAAACCTGCGCTTGCGGATGGCCAATGGGTTATTGGTGATAGACATGATCTCTCTTCACAAGCTTATCAAGGTGGCGGACGTGGCTTAGATAAAGATCTTATGTTGTCACTTCGTAATACTGTCCTTGGTGATTTTCGTCCTGACTTAACCTTATATCTTGATTTAGATCCTGCTATTGGCCTTGCCAGAGCGCGTGCTAGAGGTGAGCTAGACCGAATTGAAAAAGAGTCAATGGATTTCTTTTATCGTACTCGCGAACGTTATCAAGCATTGGCTAATGATGATGATTCCATTATTACGATAGATGCCTCTCAAGCGATTGAAAAAGTACAAGCAGATATTCGTCAAACATTAACAGCGTGGCTAGTTCAGCAGGAAAATAAATCACTATGA